From Haemorhous mexicanus isolate bHaeMex1 chromosome 1, bHaeMex1.pri, whole genome shotgun sequence, one genomic window encodes:
- the CNDP1 gene encoding beta-Ala-His dipeptidase isoform X1, with the protein MSSSSLSALQMEIFQYIDAYQSDFIKDLKEWVAVESDSVQPHLRREVMRMMALAADRLATLGATVNLVNLGSHQLPDGQVLPLPPVLLGELGKDPQNPTVCFYGHVDVQPAKKEDGWDTDPYTLTEINGNLYGRGTTDNKGPVLAWINAVETFRALKIAMPVNFKFVIEGMEEAGSLGLEKLLEEENQSFFSDVDYIVISDNLWLSNKKPALTYGSRGNACFFVEVEGGSKDLHSGTFGGVIHEPLLDLIALLDSLVDSTGHIQIPGIYDSVAALREEERKLYESIEFDLEEHRKNCGVKKFLYGTKEEILLHLWRYPSLSIHGIEGAFHEPGIKTVIPAKVIGKFSIRQVPHMDLSVVKKQVVEHLEGVFSKRNSPNKLKVSMPLGAKPWLADVNDLLYKAARRAIKTVFGEDPDFICDGSTIPVARMFQTVTQKSVVMLPIGAADDGEHSQNEKISRHNYIEGTKLFAAFFLEISKLHQNLYETSHTETIN; encoded by the exons ATGTCCTCTTCATCCTTGTCAGCATTGCAGATGGAGATCTTCCAGTACATTGATGCATATCAAAGTGATTTCATCAAG GATCTGAAGGAATGGGTGGCTGTGGAAAGTGATTCTGTTCAACCACACCTGAGGAGAGAAGTAATGCGAATgatggcactggcagcagaCAGACTTGCAACACTGGGAGCCACTGTTAATTTAGTAAACCTGGGGTCACATCAG CTGCCTGATGGTCAAGTCCTCCCACTTCCTCCTGTGCTTCTTGGAGAACTGGGGAAGGATCCACAAAACCCCACTGTATGTTTCTATGGTCATGTGGATGTGCAGCCTGCCAAGAAGGAAGATGGCTGGGACACTGATCCCTACACACTGACTGAAATCAATG gaAACCTCTATGGGCGTGGAACAACAGACAATAAGGGACCAGTCCTAGCTTGGATAAATGCAGTAGAAACATTTAGAGCCCTGAAAATA GCTATGCCAGTGAACTTCAAGTTTGTAATTGAAGGCATGGAAGAAGCAGGATCCTTGGGGCTAGAGAAGCTACTtgaggaagaaaaccagagctTCTTCTCTGATGTTGATTATATTGTAATTTCAGACAACCTGTGGCTCAGCAACAAGAAGCCTGCCCTTACCTATGGGAGTCGGGGAAACGCCTGCTTCTTTGTGGAG GTTGAAGGTGGAAGCAAGGACCTTCACTCTGGAACTTTTGGGGGCGTCATTCACGAGCCGCTGCTGGACCTGATAGCGCTGCTGG ACAGCCTTGTGGATTCCACAGGTCATATTCAGATCCCTGGAATCTATGACAGTGTGGCTGCcctgagggaggaggaaaggaagttATATGAATCGATTGAATTTGATCTAGAGGAACATAGAAAAAACTGTGGTGTGAAAAAATTCCTCTATGGCACCAAG gaagaaatactTCTACACTTGTGGCGCTACCCCTCTCTCTCTATTCATGGGATTGAAGGAGCTTTCCATGAACCAGGCATTAAAACAGTCATTCCAGCAAAAGTAATTGGCAAATTCTCAATCCGTCAGGTCCCCCACATGGACCTTTCAGTTGTGAAAAAACAG GTGGTGGAACACTTGGAGGGTGTCTTTTCCAAGAGGAACAGTCCAAACAAGCTGAAAGTGTCCATGCCTTTGGGTGCAAAGCCCTGGCTTGCTGATGTTAATGATCTGCTATATAAAGCAGCCAGAAGGGCAATAAAAACAG tttttggAGAAGATCCAGATTTCATTTGTGATGGCTCAACAATTCCTGTTGCCAGAATGTTTCAGACTGTAACACAGAAAAGTGTGGTGATGCTTCCGATTGGAGCGGCCGATGATGGGGAGCATTCCCAGAATGAGAAAATAAGCAG ACACAACTATATTGAAGGAACCAAATTGTTTGCAGCTTTTTTCCTGGAGATATCAAAGCTACATCAGAACTTATATGAAACTTCCCACACAGAGACTATCAACTGA
- the CNDP1 gene encoding beta-Ala-His dipeptidase isoform X2: MRMMALAADRLATLGATVNLVNLGSHQLPDGQVLPLPPVLLGELGKDPQNPTVCFYGHVDVQPAKKEDGWDTDPYTLTEINGNLYGRGTTDNKGPVLAWINAVETFRALKIAMPVNFKFVIEGMEEAGSLGLEKLLEEENQSFFSDVDYIVISDNLWLSNKKPALTYGSRGNACFFVEVEGGSKDLHSGTFGGVIHEPLLDLIALLDSLVDSTGHIQIPGIYDSVAALREEERKLYESIEFDLEEHRKNCGVKKFLYGTKEEILLHLWRYPSLSIHGIEGAFHEPGIKTVIPAKVIGKFSIRQVPHMDLSVVKKQVVEHLEGVFSKRNSPNKLKVSMPLGAKPWLADVNDLLYKAARRAIKTVFGEDPDFICDGSTIPVARMFQTVTQKSVVMLPIGAADDGEHSQNEKISRHNYIEGTKLFAAFFLEISKLHQNLYETSHTETIN; this comes from the exons ATGCGAATgatggcactggcagcagaCAGACTTGCAACACTGGGAGCCACTGTTAATTTAGTAAACCTGGGGTCACATCAG CTGCCTGATGGTCAAGTCCTCCCACTTCCTCCTGTGCTTCTTGGAGAACTGGGGAAGGATCCACAAAACCCCACTGTATGTTTCTATGGTCATGTGGATGTGCAGCCTGCCAAGAAGGAAGATGGCTGGGACACTGATCCCTACACACTGACTGAAATCAATG gaAACCTCTATGGGCGTGGAACAACAGACAATAAGGGACCAGTCCTAGCTTGGATAAATGCAGTAGAAACATTTAGAGCCCTGAAAATA GCTATGCCAGTGAACTTCAAGTTTGTAATTGAAGGCATGGAAGAAGCAGGATCCTTGGGGCTAGAGAAGCTACTtgaggaagaaaaccagagctTCTTCTCTGATGTTGATTATATTGTAATTTCAGACAACCTGTGGCTCAGCAACAAGAAGCCTGCCCTTACCTATGGGAGTCGGGGAAACGCCTGCTTCTTTGTGGAG GTTGAAGGTGGAAGCAAGGACCTTCACTCTGGAACTTTTGGGGGCGTCATTCACGAGCCGCTGCTGGACCTGATAGCGCTGCTGG ACAGCCTTGTGGATTCCACAGGTCATATTCAGATCCCTGGAATCTATGACAGTGTGGCTGCcctgagggaggaggaaaggaagttATATGAATCGATTGAATTTGATCTAGAGGAACATAGAAAAAACTGTGGTGTGAAAAAATTCCTCTATGGCACCAAG gaagaaatactTCTACACTTGTGGCGCTACCCCTCTCTCTCTATTCATGGGATTGAAGGAGCTTTCCATGAACCAGGCATTAAAACAGTCATTCCAGCAAAAGTAATTGGCAAATTCTCAATCCGTCAGGTCCCCCACATGGACCTTTCAGTTGTGAAAAAACAG GTGGTGGAACACTTGGAGGGTGTCTTTTCCAAGAGGAACAGTCCAAACAAGCTGAAAGTGTCCATGCCTTTGGGTGCAAAGCCCTGGCTTGCTGATGTTAATGATCTGCTATATAAAGCAGCCAGAAGGGCAATAAAAACAG tttttggAGAAGATCCAGATTTCATTTGTGATGGCTCAACAATTCCTGTTGCCAGAATGTTTCAGACTGTAACACAGAAAAGTGTGGTGATGCTTCCGATTGGAGCGGCCGATGATGGGGAGCATTCCCAGAATGAGAAAATAAGCAG ACACAACTATATTGAAGGAACCAAATTGTTTGCAGCTTTTTTCCTGGAGATATCAAAGCTACATCAGAACTTATATGAAACTTCCCACACAGAGACTATCAACTGA